In Rubrivirga marina, the following are encoded in one genomic region:
- a CDS encoding anhydro-N-acetylmuramic acid kinase, which translates to MSSPLERLARSGPRVVAGLMSGTSLDGIDAVIVRIEGTGTEVQIETLGFVSEPYDAELRDALGACVEVTTSNVRLVSQLHARLGDCFADAVEGALAAAGLGLDALDLVGSHGQTVQHVPEAEEVAGVPTRSTLQIGCPAVLAVRLGAPVVADFRAGDLALGGQAAPLAPFLDGALFAAPDETRVLLNLGGIANLTVLPPGGPPRAAFDTGPANMVLDALALRLTGQPYDEAGALAAQGTPDDLLVADVLDAPFFRAAPPKSTGREDFGAPFVDWLVGRGPAAPADLLATAAAVTARSIAEAIRRWVDPVPDRVIASGGGVHNPTLIAMLADELAPIPVETTAAYGLDPDAKEAVLFALLAHEWANGVRTGLPAVTGASRPAFQGSLTLP; encoded by the coding sequence ATGAGTAGTCCTCTGGAACGGCTCGCCCGGTCCGGCCCGCGCGTCGTGGCCGGGCTCATGAGCGGGACCTCGCTCGACGGCATCGACGCCGTGATCGTCCGCATCGAGGGCACGGGGACGGAGGTCCAGATCGAGACGCTCGGGTTCGTGAGCGAGCCGTACGACGCCGAGCTCCGCGACGCGCTCGGGGCGTGCGTCGAGGTCACGACCTCGAACGTCCGCCTCGTGAGCCAGCTCCATGCCCGCCTCGGCGACTGCTTCGCCGACGCCGTCGAGGGCGCGCTGGCCGCCGCCGGCCTCGGTCTCGACGCGCTCGACCTTGTGGGGAGCCACGGCCAGACGGTCCAGCACGTGCCCGAGGCCGAGGAGGTCGCGGGCGTCCCGACGCGCTCGACGCTCCAGATCGGCTGCCCGGCCGTCCTCGCCGTCCGCCTCGGCGCGCCCGTCGTCGCCGACTTCCGGGCGGGCGACCTCGCGCTCGGCGGTCAGGCCGCGCCGCTCGCGCCGTTCCTCGACGGCGCGCTCTTCGCCGCGCCCGACGAGACGCGCGTGCTCCTCAACCTCGGCGGCATCGCCAACCTGACGGTCCTCCCGCCCGGCGGCCCGCCGCGCGCCGCGTTCGACACGGGCCCGGCCAACATGGTCCTCGACGCGCTCGCGCTCCGCCTGACCGGCCAGCCGTACGACGAGGCCGGCGCCCTCGCCGCGCAGGGCACGCCCGACGACCTCCTGGTGGCCGACGTGCTCGACGCCCCGTTCTTTCGCGCCGCGCCGCCCAAGTCGACCGGGCGTGAGGACTTCGGGGCGCCATTCGTCGACTGGCTCGTCGGCCGCGGCCCCGCGGCGCCCGCCGACCTCCTGGCGACGGCCGCCGCCGTCACGGCCCGCTCCATCGCCGAGGCCATCCGCCGGTGGGTCGACCCGGTGCCCGACCGCGTGATCGCCTCCGGCGGCGGCGTTCACAACCCGACGCTGATCGCGATGCTGGCCGACGAGCTCGCGCCGATCCCGGTGGAGACGACGGCGGCGTACGGGCTCGATCCGGACGCGAAGGAGGCCGTGCTGTTCGCGCTCCTTGCCCACGAGTGGGCCAACGGCGTTCGCACCGGTCTGCCGGCCGTGACGGGCGCGTCCCGCCCCGCCTTCCAGGGCTCGCTGACGCTCCCCTGA